The DNA region CCAACAGGCGTACCAGAAAAGGATTTATTAGGAATTAAAGATGCTTTAGAAAATGATCGAGTTGGTTTCTTAAAAGAATTCTCTAAAGGTTTTTATAATTATGAAGACAATAAAGATAAAGTTTGTCAAGCTCAATTAGATTATGATTTTATCGTAGCATCTCATGCATCGCCACGCGGAACAATTGAAGCGGCTAAAGCTTGGATGCATACCGATTTTAGAGATGAATTAAAAAATGTAGACGTACCTACGTTAATCATTCATGGAGATGCAGATAATACTGTGCCAATAGAAACTTCTGCAAAGCAAGCTACCGAAGGAATATCAAATAATACGTTTCATATTATAAAAGGTGCGCCACATGGTTTAAATATCACACATAAAGAAGAATTAAATAATCTATTAATTAAGTTTTTAGAAGAATAGAAGTTTATAAAAAACTAAAAAAAAGCGCATCTAATTTAGATGCGCTTTTTTTAATTAAAACGTAAAGTTATTTATCTCAATTTAGGATAATTTGTTGGATTAGCTTCGTGCATAACAGCATAAACAGCTTCAAAAATATCTTCTAAAGATGGTTTAGAAAAATAATCACCATCTGTTCCATATGCTGGTCTATGCGGTTTAGCAGCTAATGTTTTTGGAACACTATCTAAGTGTTTAAATGCGCCTTGAGTGTTGATGATTTCATCTAAAATGTAAGCGGAAGCGCCACCAGGCATATCCTCGTCAATAACCATTAATCGGTTAGTTTTTGCTACACTTTTTACAATATCATGATTAATGTCTAACGGCAGTAAAGATTGTATATCTATAACTTCTGCATCTATACCAACTTCTAAAAGCTCTTTAGCTGCTTGCTCTACCATTCTAAGCGTAGAACCGTAAGATACTAAGGTGATGTCTGTACCTTCTTTTACTGTTTCTACAACACCTATAGGTGTTTTAAATTCACCTATATTATTAGGTTTTGGTTCTTTTAAACGATAACCGTTAAGACATTCTACAATTAAAGCAGGTTCGTCGCTTTCTAGTAACGTATTATAAAAACCAGCAGCTTTTGTCATATTTCTTGGTACTAAAACATGAATACCTCTTACTAGGTTTAAAATACCGCCCATTTGTGATCCAGAATGCCAAATTCCTTCTAATCTATGTCCACGTGTACGTACAATTAATGGTGCTTTTTGTGTTGATTTTGTACGGTAACGTACTGTTGCTAAATCGTCACTAATTATTTGTAATGCGTACATTAAGTAATCTAAATACTGAATTTCTGCAATTGGACGTAAACCACGCATAGCCATTCCTATACCTTGTCCTAATATAGTAGCTTCTCTAATTCCAGCATCTGCGATACGTAAATCTCCATATTTTTCTTGTAATCCTTCTAGTCCTTGGTTTACATCACCAATATTACCAGAGTCTTCTCCAAAAATTAAAGTTTCTGGATACTTGCTAAATATAGCGTCAAAATTATCACGAATAACAACTCTACCATCAACTTGTTCTGGATTATCATCGTAAGTAGGTTTAACTTCTTCTATATGGATTGCAGCAGTTTCTGTTTCGTTTAATAGATCTGAGCTATATTTTGGTTGAATTTCAGCAAAATAGTTTTCAATCCAAGTGATTAACTGGTTTTTTGCTTGGCTTTCTTCAGTAATCACATAACGTAATGCTTTTCTTGCAGTAGAAATAACGTCTTTACGATTTGGTTCTTTTATTTCATTTAAATCGTTTATCAGTTTTTCAATAAACACTTTATTACTGCTTGTACTTGCTAATGTGTTTAATAAAGTTACAGCTTCGTTTTTTTCATTTAAAATTGGTTTTAAATAACTTGTCCAAGCTGCTTTCTTACCATCTCTAACTTGCTTTTTTATGTTTTTTTCAATGGTCTCTAGCTCATCTTCTGTTGCAATGTTGTGAGATATCATCCAGTCACGCATCTTTACGTTGCAATCGTGTTCTCTTTCCCATGTTAAACGGTCTTGAGATTTATAACGCTCGTGCGATCCAGAAGTAGAATGACCTTGTGGTTGAGTTAATTCTTGCACATGTATTAATACAGGTACGTGCTCTTCTCTGGCAATTTTACCTGCCATTTCATAGGTTTCGATTAAGTTAACGTAATCCCAACCTTTTACACGAAGAATTTCATATCCTTGGTTGTCTTTATCACGTTGAAATCCTTTTAAAATTTCAGATATATTTTCTTTAGTAGTTTGGTGTTTTGCGTGTACAGAAATACCGTATTCGTCATCCCAAACGCTTATAACCATTGGTACTTGAAGTACACCAGCAGCGTTTATAGTTTCAAAAAATAATCCTTCACTAGTACTTGCGTTACCAATTGTTCCCCATGCAACTTCGTTACCTTGATTTGAAAATTTTTCGGTATCTATACCTTCAACATGTCTATAAATTTTAGAAGCTTGTGCTAGACCTAATAATCTAGGCATTTGCCCAGCTGTTGGTGATATATCAGAACTAGAATTTTTTTGTTTGGTTAGATCTTTCCAGTTTCCTTTTTCATCTAAACTATGCGTAGCAAAATGTCCGCCCATTTGTCGTCCAGCACTCATAGGTTCTTCCTTAAGATCTGTATTTGCATATAGACCTGCAAAAAATTGCTCTATAGATAATTCTCCTATTGCCATCATAAATGTTTGATCGCGATAGTATCCAGATCTAAAATCCCCATTTTTAAATGCTTTTGCTAAAGCTAGTTGTGGTACTTCTTTACCATCACCAAAAATACCGAATTTTGCTTTTCCGGTTAACACTTCTCTACGTCCAAGTAAGCTACATTCTCTACTAGTTATAGCTACTTTATAGTCGTTTAAAACTTCTGTTTTGAAGTCTTCAAAAGAAAGTGCATTTTTTGTGTTAGATTTTGTTTGCATAAATTAAGGAATAAGTTACGAGCAAAAATAGGTATTTAATCTGATTTTTGCAATTTGGTTTTGTCTTAAAATTATGAGAAAAATATAATTTAAGTTATATTTTTTTGTTAAAAATGCATTATTGTTTCAAATATAGCATTTCTGTTAAGAATTTTTTAAAATAATTAGTAGTGATTAATACCATCTTCTTGTAAATAATCCTAACAGTGTTTTTGGAGATAAAGTGACAATAAATCTTATTTTTTGATCATAATTTGGTTGCCCAATTTCCCAACCTAAATTAGAGTATATAGGTAGATATAATTCAAAATAATCTTCTACTAGATTTAATCTTATACCAGAATCGTAGACAAACTTTGGATGAAAATTTTGGTTTTTTATTATTCCAACATCACCATAAACCATAATGTATCGCCATAACGTTGCACTAGTGTTTAAAGTGGTAATCCATTGGTTGGCAAATGGTTGAGGTAATTTGGATTTAAATCCTCCTTCTGCAATAATAAGTTGTTGACTAAGTAATCCTTGTTCTTCGCTTCTTCCTAAATAATCGTAATCAAATAAATAATCTGTTGGTCTGTCTAAAGCAAAACTAAAAAAATCCGATTCTTGATACGTTTTGTTATACAGAAATAAACCAGTAAATATGCGTACGTTAAATTGTTTATTTTTTTCGTTTAGATTTCTAAATTCTAGTGTTGTTGAAAGTTTTCCAAAATTTTCTGCAAATTGTAAATCTATGTTCCAATATTGAGATTCTTTAAGGTTTCTATCATTTATACCATATCTACCATTAAATACAGCGTATTTAGGTTGACCAATGGTTTCAAATTCTCCTGTAGGGTCAACTTCTCGGTTAATGTTTACATATCTAAATGTTAAAAATTCTCTTTTATTATCTCTTAAATTTTTATGGTCTCTAAAGGTGAAATCTATAAACGGTGTAAAGCTTGTGTATGATAAATTAGGAGCATAATTATAATAATTTCCTGATAACCCATATCTTGTTCTAAAGTTGTCTGAATCTTCTGGTCTTGCACTGTAAGAAACCGATGCGCTTCCTACTAACTGTTTGCTTTTTACACCAAATTTTGGGCTTAGCTTGTAATTTAATCGTTTTGTTAATAACGTTTTATTGTAAAGTTTTAATCCAGGTGATAATCCGTCGTAAAAATTATATTCAAATTCTGGCATGAAAAAAACTTGACTATAATTAGGATCTTCTATGTCTTTAAATAATCTAAATTGTAAAGGTTTATTGGTTAAGAAAAATCCGTTAAGTTTTTTAAAATTATTACGCTGATTAAATTCTGGAACAACATTATCGTAATTTAAAGCTAATACATCTGGATCTGAATTAGGAATAACAATACTTTTTGTGCCTTTAAAACCATTTATCCATTGTTTGGATGTTACGCTATCATTTTTTAATGTAAAAAGCGCAATTGGCATATTATTATCTCTAAGGTTTTTTATAGAAATTTCTAAAGAGTCTTTTTTCTTTTTAACTTTTTTAATTCTATAATCTATTTTAGTATTTGTAGTTAAATAATCATCAAAAAACCACTTTGTATCCTTGTTTGTATTGCTATTTATTAGCTTTTTAAAAGTTGCTGAGTTTATAGGTTTAAACTTATTGGTTTTTACAAAATCTGATAGTTTAGAATCTACTAAGTTATTTCCTATATAATCGTCTAAATAATTTAATCCTACAGCAGCTTTATACTTACTAGATATATTTTTATTAAATTTTAATAGACTGTCCTTAGTCATAGTCAAAGGTTGATCCAGATTTGTTCTTGCCATATGCATATACAAAAATGGATATTGATCATTAAAATTTAAATCTGAAGCATGAAATGCTCTTACGCCCCAAATATTTGCTAGTTTTCCTAAAATTTTTTGGTCTGGATAATAAGTTTCTACATACTTCATTAAGTAGTAAATTTGAATACCATCTATTAGCCAATAATCTTTTCTTGGATTAACATGTAAAGTGTTTTCTAAATAACTGCGTAAAGCGGTTTTTAAAATTTTAAGTTCATATTGAAAAGTGTCTTCAAAAGGTCTTATAAAATCAGGTAATAAGTTTAATCCATAAATAGGATCTTTTTTATAATCTATCCATGTTAATAACATTTTATCATGAGGATAATCACCTAAATGCTCTGTAATAAACTGAGTAACTTTATCGGTAGCAATTGCAACTTCTTCAGGTTTTAAATCTTCTGTATCTATATTTGATTGAATGTTGAAAAAATCGGTTTGGATTGTTTTATAATCGTTATTTTTTACTAATGAAAATTTAGATGAAAGCCTATCATTACC from Mesoflavibacter profundi includes:
- a CDS encoding alpha/beta fold hydrolase, whose amino-acid sequence is MPFITNENTEEIVDIFYEDYGEGQPVILIHGWPLSRKSWEHQVWKIVEAGYRCISYDRRGFGISSFPWNGYDYSSLASDLNEIITQLELENAIIVGFSMGGGEVVRYCTDYGTKNIEKAALISSIIPLVKQKEDNPTGVPEKDLLGIKDALENDRVGFLKEFSKGFYNYEDNKDKVCQAQLDYDFIVASHASPRGTIEAAKAWMHTDFRDELKNVDVPTLIIHGDADNTVPIETSAKQATEGISNNTFHIIKGAPHGLNITHKEELNNLLIKFLEE
- a CDS encoding alpha-ketoacid dehydrogenase subunit alpha/beta — translated: MQTKSNTKNALSFEDFKTEVLNDYKVAITSRECSLLGRREVLTGKAKFGIFGDGKEVPQLALAKAFKNGDFRSGYYRDQTFMMAIGELSIEQFFAGLYANTDLKEEPMSAGRQMGGHFATHSLDEKGNWKDLTKQKNSSSDISPTAGQMPRLLGLAQASKIYRHVEGIDTEKFSNQGNEVAWGTIGNASTSEGLFFETINAAGVLQVPMVISVWDDEYGISVHAKHQTTKENISEILKGFQRDKDNQGYEILRVKGWDYVNLIETYEMAGKIAREEHVPVLIHVQELTQPQGHSTSGSHERYKSQDRLTWEREHDCNVKMRDWMISHNIATEDELETIEKNIKKQVRDGKKAAWTSYLKPILNEKNEAVTLLNTLASTSSNKVFIEKLINDLNEIKEPNRKDVISTARKALRYVITEESQAKNQLITWIENYFAEIQPKYSSDLLNETETAAIHIEEVKPTYDDNPEQVDGRVVIRDNFDAIFSKYPETLIFGEDSGNIGDVNQGLEGLQEKYGDLRIADAGIREATILGQGIGMAMRGLRPIAEIQYLDYLMYALQIISDDLATVRYRTKSTQKAPLIVRTRGHRLEGIWHSGSQMGGILNLVRGIHVLVPRNMTKAAGFYNTLLESDEPALIVECLNGYRLKEPKPNNIGEFKTPIGVVETVKEGTDITLVSYGSTLRMVEQAAKELLEVGIDAEVIDIQSLLPLDINHDIVKSVAKTNRLMVIDEDMPGGASAYILDEIINTQGAFKHLDSVPKTLAAKPHRPAYGTDGDYFSKPSLEDIFEAVYAVMHEANPTNYPKLR
- a CDS encoding M1 family metallopeptidase; amino-acid sequence: MSFSQNKIDINAVFNTAKHSIAISQELTYTNTSNKVLDTIYLNDWSHSYSSKTTPLAERFADEFKTTFHFAKNEDRGFTAITSINQNNTPVFFERLDKKHPDVIKVALNQPLKPNNSYTLQLKYIVQIPNNKFTRYGVTDNGDYNLRFWYITPAIFDGEWQYYSNKDLDDLYLPVSSINLTVSYPNNFTALTDLETKSTITRDTIITTEFTGNDRLSSKFSLVKNNDYKTIQTDFFNIQSNIDTEDLKPEEVAIATDKVTQFITEHLGDYPHDKMLLTWIDYKKDPIYGLNLLPDFIRPFEDTFQYELKILKTALRSYLENTLHVNPRKDYWLIDGIQIYYLMKYVETYYPDQKILGKLANIWGVRAFHASDLNFNDQYPFLYMHMARTNLDQPLTMTKDSLLKFNKNISSKYKAAVGLNYLDDYIGNNLVDSKLSDFVKTNKFKPINSATFKKLINSNTNKDTKWFFDDYLTTNTKIDYRIKKVKKKKDSLEISIKNLRDNNMPIALFTLKNDSVTSKQWINGFKGTKSIVIPNSDPDVLALNYDNVVPEFNQRNNFKKLNGFFLTNKPLQFRLFKDIEDPNYSQVFFMPEFEYNFYDGLSPGLKLYNKTLLTKRLNYKLSPKFGVKSKQLVGSASVSYSARPEDSDNFRTRYGLSGNYYNYAPNLSYTSFTPFIDFTFRDHKNLRDNKREFLTFRYVNINREVDPTGEFETIGQPKYAVFNGRYGINDRNLKESQYWNIDLQFAENFGKLSTTLEFRNLNEKNKQFNVRIFTGLFLYNKTYQESDFFSFALDRPTDYLFDYDYLGRSEEQGLLSQQLIIAEGGFKSKLPQPFANQWITTLNTSATLWRYIMVYGDVGIIKNQNFHPKFVYDSGIRLNLVEDYFELYLPIYSNLGWEIGQPNYDQKIRFIVTLSPKTLLGLFTRRWY